A window of the Radiobacillus deserti genome harbors these coding sequences:
- a CDS encoding DUF4097 family beta strand repeat-containing protein has translation MNEERKRILELLEDGLISAEEAEELFDTLEEAESKHTNALTTKVDWESEGHKHDYAKQVRSTSKKIMHFIEDAVQKIKDADLDFNFGTSYPVSHIFYMDDADFEDIHIGIANGNIQLSAWNEPDVRVECEAKVYQVQHPSEARQKFLREAQFEITNNRLNFDIASKQVKTNVIIHVPNRLFQTLDLRLFNGDIAVRQLDVTSRTIKTSNGSIKVENSTSEEWKLETMNGSIQVAHSNGRQLDVETVNGSITLEGYFEQIHAQSVSGSMECYCKGEAVHSGHFKTTTGSLRIYLPQAKRIDGKLTTKLGKLRCKFKDAHVVEDKQDIINKLLRFEVLEQKENPMFIEADSKTGSIWVIPMEEEE, from the coding sequence TTGAACGAAGAACGAAAGCGTATTTTAGAGTTGTTAGAAGATGGGTTAATTAGTGCAGAGGAAGCAGAGGAACTGTTTGATACGCTGGAAGAAGCGGAGTCAAAACATACGAATGCCTTAACTACAAAGGTAGATTGGGAATCAGAAGGACATAAGCATGACTATGCGAAACAAGTTCGTTCTACTTCGAAAAAAATTATGCATTTTATTGAGGATGCGGTCCAAAAAATAAAAGATGCGGATCTTGACTTCAATTTTGGAACATCCTACCCTGTATCACATATTTTCTATATGGATGATGCGGATTTTGAGGATATCCATATCGGAATTGCCAACGGGAATATTCAACTATCCGCTTGGAATGAACCAGATGTTCGAGTGGAATGTGAGGCGAAGGTATATCAAGTACAGCATCCATCCGAAGCAAGACAAAAGTTTCTGAGAGAAGCACAATTTGAAATTACAAATAATCGGTTGAATTTCGACATCGCTTCGAAGCAAGTGAAAACGAACGTAATTATACATGTCCCGAACCGTCTGTTTCAGACTTTGGATCTTCGCCTCTTTAATGGAGATATAGCTGTTCGCCAATTAGATGTTACGAGCAGAACCATCAAAACGTCTAATGGTTCCATCAAAGTGGAGAACAGTACAAGTGAAGAGTGGAAGCTGGAAACCATGAACGGGTCTATTCAAGTCGCACATAGTAATGGCAGACAATTAGACGTGGAGACTGTTAATGGATCTATTACATTAGAAGGATATTTTGAACAAATCCATGCTCAAAGTGTGAGTGGGAGTATGGAATGTTATTGCAAAGGAGAAGCGGTTCACTCCGGTCACTTTAAAACGACGACAGGTAGCCTTCGTATTTATCTTCCTCAAGCAAAACGAATTGATGGGAAACTAACAACAAAGCTAGGTAAATTACGTTGTAAGTTTAAAGATGCTCATGTCGTGGAAGATAAACAGGACATCATCAATAAGTTACTTCGATTTGAGGTATTAGAGCAGAAGGAAAATCCTATGTTTATTGAGGCCGACTCAAAAACAGGTTCTATTTGGGTAATACCAATGGAGGAGGAAGAGTAA